The following proteins are co-located in the Enoplosus armatus isolate fEnoArm2 chromosome 8, fEnoArm2.hap1, whole genome shotgun sequence genome:
- the LOC139288454 gene encoding olfactory receptor 1G1, translating to MTAMEAHNLSQQCDWSSEENRTEPTATERLDGAGCLFLSILPYRQAVPALICVFVLLTLFSFLVNGLSLFGLGRSEDLSWEPRFAFLKNLILSDLVQTLTFSPAVIHSLVQRRTMAFSSWCYIQYFVGTVSIFSSLVTITCMALERYLYVCHAIHYLVILTQGRLRLVLSLIWVYSVTVSTINMVLLHTGRAQSNEEVTRGLLCEPDMVEQHMGFPRASAVFRKLMGSFTVLLCLLVYAFSYLRMYQDAGKAMIPFNAVNTTARKTVLFYCGMLFLQLLPLLLKVTSDALWEVEGTVAMVAQSSQSPGVRDAKPPPSVTAAVLHMSLLVMLLVPPCINPLVYGLRNLEMRSALFSLVRRWSEKRGAGVRGVEGLRVGNILRQNQARAG from the coding sequence ATGACGGCCATGGAGGCGCACAACCTCAGCCAGCAGTGCGACTGGTCCAGCGAGGAAAACCGAACTGAGCCGACCGCAACCGAGCGACTGGACGGGGCCGGctgcctctttctgtctatACTTCCCTACAGACAGGCAGTTCCGGCACTGATATGCGTTTTTGTGTTGCTGACTCTCTTCTCATTCCTGGTTAACGGACTTAGCCTGTTCGGGCTCGGACGGTCCGAGGACCTCTCCTGGGAGCCGCGCTTTGCTTTCCTTAAGAATCTGATTCTGAGCGACCTGGTGCAAACTCTCACCTTCAGTCCGGCGGTCATCCACTCTCTGGTCCAACGCCGGACGATGGCATTCAGCAGCTGGTGTTACATCCAGTACTTTGTGGGGACCGTCAGCATTTTCTCCAGCCTTGTGACCATCACGTGCATGGCGCTGGAGCGCTACTTGTACGTTTGCCACGCCATCCACTACTTGGTCATCCTCACTCAGGGGCGCCTGCGGCTGGTCCTGAGCCTCATTTGGGTCTACTCCGTCACCGTCAGCACCATCAACATGGTGTTGCTGCACACGGGGAGAGCGCAGAGTAATGAAGAGGTCACCAGGGGGCTTCTGTGCGAGCCGGACATGGTGGAGCAGCACATGGGTTTCCCCCGTGCCTCTGCCGTCTTTCGCAAACTCATGGGCTCCTTTACGGTGCTTCTGTGCCTGCTGGTCTACGCGTTCTCCTACTTGAGGATGTACCAGGACGCGGGCAAGGCGATGATACCGTTCAACGCGGTCAACACCACCGCGCGTAAGACTGTGCTATTCTACTGCGGCATGttgttcctgcagctgctgccgctgctgctgaaGGTCACCTCGGACGCGCTATGGGAGGTTGAGGGGACCGTGGCTATGGTGGCACAGTCCTCTCAGTCTCCAGGCGTCCGCGACGCGAAGCCGCCCCCCTCGGTCACTGCGGCCGTACTCCACATGTCCTTGCTGGTGATGCTGTTAGTGCCACCGTGCATCAACCCGCTGGTGTACGGGCTGAGGAACCTGGAGATGAGGTCGGCGCTGTTCAGCCTGGTCCGGCGGTGGTCGGAGAAGAGGGGCGCGGGTGTGCGTGGAGTGGAGGGGCTAAGGGTTGGAAACATTTTGCGTCAAAACCAAGCTCGGGCCGGGTAG
- the LOC139289451 gene encoding troponin C, skeletal muscle-like → MPTDAQSDARSFLTEEMIAEFKAAFDMFDTDGGGDISTKELGTVMRMLGQNPSREELDAIIEEVDEDGSGTIDFEEFLVMMVQQLKEDQAGKSEEELSECFRIFDKNGDGFVDREEFGEILHLTGESVAEEDIDEMFGESDTNKDGKLDFDEFLKMMENVQ, encoded by the exons ATG CCAACTGACGCCCAAAGCGATGCCCGCTCCTTCCTGACCGAGGAGATGATTGCAG AGTTCAAGGCCGCCTTCGACATGTTCGACACTGACGGTGGCGGTGATATCAGCACCAAGGAGTTGGGTACCGTGATGAGGATGCTGGGCCAGAACCCATCAAGAGAGGAGTTGGATGCCATCATTGAGGAGGTCGATGAGGATG GCAGCGGTACCATCGACTTCGAGGAGTTCTTGGTCATGATGGTGCAACAGCTGAAGGAGGACCAGGCTGGAAAGAGTGAAGAAGAGCTTTCAGAATGCTTCCGTATTTTTGACAA GAACGGAGATGGTTTCGTTGACCGGGAGGAGTTTGGAGAAATCCTCCATCTCACTGGAGAATCAGTGGCAGAGGAAGATATTGATGAGATGTTCGGGGAATCGGACACAAACAAAGATGGAAAGCTTGATTTTGATG AGTTTCTGAAGATGATGGAAAACGTACAGTAA
- the LOC139288622 gene encoding phosphatidylinositol 4,5-bisphosphate 3-kinase catalytic subunit gamma isoform, whose amino-acid sequence MDPELLLNQSVSPHVVDYLSGMSTQSCSVNNLKFICEFKPGPGLPQACGDEDYNVNMDCESVSVILPPQCSVHQLRLRICMQAQEQNCHPDPLAILDPEKYTLLYARGEDWFEAYDDCQIIRTLDIPWSCDVTGHLLAHIVVQPLVAVDSEEKKKQQQCLAYLIGHNLEKEASDRLGELTFTRRKLASPRRQELRNRDNKIYATEPWITCAPIPNDLQEQLKRKLPITLHYMSKISFSIQVDFSSTPNVLLRVFKRVMADQEIDYDTSDSLVLKVSGREEFLSGDYLLSDFLWVRQCLKTNQDVHLSVVPVSQLVDETVKFVDWPLIDGSSGQFSNHDDLRLEGKDLDDIVMISLWDCNRRLRVKLLGFDIPKLSIKCPQSVFVKASILYGNKVLSSVSSLPKAFTDEVLWNEWLDFDVLLRDLPRGAKLGFTINSSDGDISPATKDPKPSVTKDSKLPSSSIKIAPDLQKGKGKVLYFVNLLLIDHRSILSQGPYTLHMWSYPDLEEEAITYQADKLSSATNPDIADSMAISFLLDRYSFPVVLPNSFSPSERSDSPTQTKSTASSHAISSSPSSPPSTLSSADSSSLHVQPLQDPLTDNVSLRSPSPVTNTNKACLKRFREESIRYASNLPHYLRTVDWMNRRVVEDVHWLLGHWDPGELDVTVALELLSMDFADETVRRLAVQRLESLSNDDVLKYLLQLVQTLKVEPYHDSFLALYLIQRALRSKRIGHFFFWYVRSEVAGCPYFRQRMAVILEAYLLGCGQAMLDSFTKQVQAVEALQDVAIMIKNLFKNDLPPTAPLRLQELLRNCNLPGEFLLPFDPRIKVGQILLDKCKVMASKKKPLWLEFSPMPSPVSATPVGIIFKQGDDLRQDMLIIQTLVVMDSIWQEKSLDLNLVPYGCISTGHNIGMIEIVRNAVTIAAVQKSHGGTTAAFRNDALFEWLKSKCPLQEIHYKTVERFVKSCAGYCVATYVLGIGDRHNDNIMITDQGNLFHIDFGHILGNRKHFLGVSRERVPFVLTPDFLYVMGRVKGRNSLYFQKFRDTCTQAYLSLRSHSRLLVTLFSLMLLTGIPELSTAEDMHYLRVALQEEQGEAEAKEHFLQQISECEQLGWTVQANWWIHMVAGIK is encoded by the exons ATGGATCCCGAATTGCTCCTGAatcagtctgtcagtccacATGTTGTGGACTATCTCTCCGGGATGTCGACTCAAAGCTGCTCTGTGAACAACCTGAAGTTTATCTGTGAATTTAAGCCTGGGCCTGGTCTACCACAGGCGTGTGGTGATGAGGATTACAATGTCAATATGGATTGCGAGTCAGTGTCAGTCATCCTCCCTCCACAGTGCAGCGTCCACCAGCTGCGACTACGCATCTGTATGCAG GCACAGGAACAAAATTGCCATCCAGACCCACTTGCAATACTGGACCCAGAGAAATACACGCTGCTATACGCCAGGGGGGAAGACTGGTTTGAGGCCTACGATGACTGTCAGATTATCAGGACTTTAGACATTCCATGGTCATGTGACGTCACAGGGCATCTGTTAGCGCACATAGTGGTACAACCGCTGGTGGCAGTCGattcagaggagaaaaagaaacaacagcagtgtcTGGCTTACCTGATTGGACACAACCTGGAGAAAGAAGCGTCTGACAGACTTGGTGAGCTCACATTCACTCGCAGGAAACTGGCATCTCCGAGAAGACAAGAGCTAAGGAATCGGGATAACAAGATATATGCCACGGAGCCTTGGATAACATGTGCCCCCATTCCTAATGACTTACAGGAGCAGCTAAAAAGAAAGCTTCCCATCACCCTGCATTACATGAGCAAGATCAGCTTCAGCATACAGGTTGATTTTAGTTCGACGCCAAATGTTCTTCTTAGAGTTTTTAAAAGGGTGATGGCAGACCAGGAGATTGATTACGATACTTCTGATAGTCTGGTATTGAAAGTCTCCGGGAGGGAGGAGTTTTTATCTGGAGATTACCTCCTCAGCGATTTTCTCTGGGTTCGACAGTGCTTGAAAACCAATCAAGACGTCCACCTCTCAGTGGTCCCTGTGTCGCAGCTTGTCGATGAGACTGTCAAGTTTGTGGACTGGCCGCTTATTGATGGTTCCAGTGGCCAGTTCAGCAACCATGATGATCTCCGCCTGGAAGGAAAGGATTTGGACGACATCGTCATGATATCTTTATGGGACTGCAACAGAAGACTCAGAGTCAAATTGCTTGGCTTTGACATCCCAAAACTTTCAATCAAATGCCCTCAGTCTGTTTTTGTAAAAGCCTCAATACTTTATGGTAACAAGGTTCTCTCTTCAGTGTCCTCCCTTCCCAAGGCCTTCACAGATGAAGTACTGTGGAATGAGTGGCTGGACTTTGATGTGCTCCTCAGGGATCTGCCACGTGGAGCAAAGCTGGGTTTCACAATTAATTCTAGTGATGGTGACATCTCTCCAGCAACCAAAGACCCAAAACCCTCAGTAACCAAAGATTCAAAGCTGCCATCGTCTTCAATCAAAATAGCACCAGACCTGCAGAAAGGGAAGGGGAAGGTGCTCTACTTTGTCAATCTTCTCCTCATAGATCACAG GTCCATCCTGAGCCAGGGCCCCTACACCCTGCACATGTGGTCCTACCCTGACCTGGAAGAAGAGGCCATCACTTACCAGGCAGACAAGCTGTCCTCTGCTACTAACCCAGACATAGCTGACTCCATGGCTATCAGCTTCCTTCTGGACCGCTACAGCTTCCCTGTAGTTCTACCAAATAGCTTTAGCCCCTCTGAACGCTCCGACAGTCCCACCCAAACCAAATCTACTGCTTCCTCTCATGCaatctcctcctcaccctcctcacctccttccaCCTTATCCAGCGCAgattcctcctctctgcatgtGCAACCTCTCCAGGACCCATTGACTGACAATGTAAGTCTCAGATCCCCATCTCCAGTGACCAACACCAACAAGGCTTGCCTCAAAAGGTTCCGAGAGGAGAGCATCCGCTATGCCTCAAATCTACCCCATTACCTGCGCACTGTTGACTGGATGAACCGCAGAGTGGTTGAGGATGTCCACTGGCTACTGGGACACTGGGATCCTGGGGAGCTGGATGTTACAGTGGCCCTGGAGCTGTTAAGCATGGACTTTGCTGATGAGACGGTCAGGAGACTAGCTGTCCAGAGACTGGAGAGCCTGTCCAATGATGATGTATTGAAGTATTTGCTGCAGCTGGTGCAG ACCCTCAAAGTGGAACCTTACCATGACAGCTTCCTCGCTCTGTACCTCATCCAAAGAGCCCTGCGG AGCAAGAGAATCGGCCACTTCTTCTTCTGGTATGTCCGCAGTGAGGTGGCAGGGTGTCCTTACTTCCGCCAGCGCATGGCTGTGATTCTGGAGGCCTACCTGCTGGGCTGTGGTCAAGCCATGCTTGACAGCTTCACCAAGCAGGTCCAGGCTGTGGAGGCCCTACAGGATGTTGCTATAATGATTAAAAACCTCTTCAAGAATGACCTTCCTCCTACAG ctCCCCTCAGGCTTCAAGAGCTTCTTAGAAACTGTAATCTGCCAGGTGAATTCCTGCTGCCCTTTGACCCCCGCATCAAAGTTGGACAGATCCTG CTGGACAAATGCAAGGTGATGGCCTCAAAGAAGAAGCCACTGTGGCTGGAGTTCTCTCCCATGCCGTCGCCCGTCTCTGCTACACCTGTCGGCATAATCTTCAAACAGGGGGACGACCTCAGGCAGGACATGCTGATCATTCAG ACCCTGGTGGTGATGGACTCTATCTGGCAGGAGAAATCTCTGGATCTTAACCTTGTTCCATATGGCTGCATCTCCACAGGACACAACATAG GTATGATTGAGATTGTGAGGAATGCAGTGACCATCGCTGCCGTCCAGAAGAGCCATGGAGGAACGACTGCAGCCTTCAGAAACGATGCTCTGTTTGAGTGGCTCAAGTCCAAATGTCCACTCCAGGAAATT CACTACAAGACTGTGGAGAGATTTGTGAAGTCCTGTGCTGGTTACTGTGTGGCCACCTATGTACTGGGTATAGGAGATCGACACAATGACAACATCATGATCACAGACCAAG GGAACCTGTTTCACATCGACTTTGGTCACATCCTGGGGAACAGGAAGCACTTCCTTGGCGTGAGCAGGGAGCGTGTACCATTCGTTCTCACGCCTGACTTCCTGTATGTCATGGGCAGGGTCAAAGGGCGCAACAGCCTCTACTTTCAGAAGTTCAGG GACACTTGCACCCAAGCGTACCTCTCCCTGCGCTCGCACTCTCGTCTGTTGGTCACTCTTTTCTCCCTCATGCTGCTGACGGGTATCCCGGAGCTGAGCACTGCAGAGGACATGCACTACCTGCGGGTGGCGCTTCAGGAGGAACAGGGTGAGGCAGAGGCCAAGGAGCATTTCCTCCAGCAAATCTCTGAGTGTGAGCAGCTGGGCTGGACCGTGCAGGCCAACTGGTGGATCCACATGGTGGCAGGCATCAAGTag